In Lolium rigidum isolate FL_2022 chromosome 7, APGP_CSIRO_Lrig_0.1, whole genome shotgun sequence, the DNA window TCCATGTGTGGCAACTTCTGCGATGACCACGAAAGACGGTGGCGGTGCATCCCGGTATCTAGAGATCAACCTCCTCCATTTCTTACTCCTCTCTTGTACCTAGACTTGTCTGATTTGTTTTTTGTTCTTTCGTTTGGTAGGCAAAAACAATATAATTGAGGGATGGCTATGGACTGAGGTGTGCGATGGATTCCTAGAGCAATACCTTGGCTCTCGATGGGTGTAATATTCTCCTCTTGATTTTCATACTTAGTATTGTTGATGGTAGAGCTAGAATAACACGAATAGTGGTGTCTCTATGGAATTTAACTTGTGCATTTTGTTCCAATTCGAGCATGAGTTATGGTGGAAGAGAAACGAGCATGGACCTTGCTAGCGATGTCGGTGTGAAGAGAAAATGTATATTAGGGGCACTACAATCCTAAGTTTGTAGCCTTATCctcaaaacaaaaggaaaaaaaaatcagaataatTCAAAAGGGGCAAAAGATCAAAAGTGGGGCAAAAAATGAGTTACAAAGTAAATTAAGGTAAATTATAAAATTACCAAGTAAACAGGGGCAAAAATATAAAATTCCCCTCATCTGTGCCAAAGTAAATGTGCCGTTTGTGTCAAATGCCAAaataaagtgggtcattttatCAAATAGCCCTTCACCCCCGTGCTCGTCGCCGGCTCCTCTTCGCCGATGGATCTCCTCTCTGCCGCCTACGGCGCCGCCTCAGAGGACGAAGCCGACGGCAACCCGGCTCCCAGCTGGGTCGACACAGGCCCCCCCTCCGTTGCCCCGCCACCCCCAAAGCGGCCTCGGTGGGGGCCTACCCCGTacccgccacctcctcctctccccaCCCTGCAGCCCCAACCAGCGCCGCCGCTGGCCGCCCCCGTCAGCGGAAGGTACGTCTCCAAGAGGGAACGCGCCCTCCTGGCCGCGTCGCAGGCCCCCACGGTCTCCGAGACACCGCTTCCGCCGCCGATGGCTCCCGGTAAGGACTCTTGACCCTTTGTGTCAGACATTGCAAAAGCTGGATAAGTCGTTCTAGGTTCCCGGTTCCTGTTAGGTTGGAAGCTGAAATATCCGGAAATGCATCGTAACCAAAATTTTAAGTTAGATCCTTTTGTGATCTACATCAACATAAAATTGGGTGTCACTCATCCCTGCTTGTAACAGTGGACTTTCTAGCAGCGACTTGATCTTGTCTGTTTGGATACCGGTAATGGTTGAACTTAAATCTATGTGGCGAGTTAAAATCAGTGAATTGTTAATCGCTGTGTGAGGAAACCCAAGTCCTGTTTTGTCCCTGGTAGTGATATTTACCTCATGCGAATTGAAAAAAtacacacatgtactttagttttattttcttaaacATCATTTATGTTCCTCGCTCATGTGCTCTGTGCTTTTGATTACAGTTCTGGGATCTCTCACTGATTCAAATATTCGACCTGACATTTTGCGATCTTTACGATGCCAACCGAAGTCTGGATCAACCAACAGTTTACCTTCGAAGCTCTCAGTGTCTTTGACCAGTCACACTAAAGCTGTCAATTGTGTGGATTGGTCACCGAGTCATGGTCAGTAATTATTCTGACATACTATACTTTACTTCGCTTTTTTTGCTTTTACGAATAAACAAACTTACAAGTATTGCAATGTAACCTGTAAGTGTTCTCTAGAGTTATGCATTCGCTTTTTGAGAAAATTCATTATCATTGATATTCAGTTTTTGGTTCATAACGACATGGTTATGTTATGACCGATTGGGTCTGCTAACATGATACAAGTATGGTATGTTAACTAGTAAATAAATCACACGTGACACATGTCCTGATATTGACATCATTACTGAAGTTAATGATACCTTGCAAAGTGTTACCTAGAAATATCACCCTCGAGACTAGACACACCATATTATCCCATTTTCATCCCGCTCAAGGAACAAAGTTTGACTGTGTCGAACAAAGTTTGAAGTATTCTTGTTCTGTAAAGTATCCCTGTAGAAAAGTGAAGTATATATCTCAATGCTGTGTTGCTTAActcaaatatatattaatattCTTTGTTATGTCATCATGTTATCGTGTCTCCCTCTTAATGACTGCCACTAGACGTGATTTATGAGATGGGTTGATGATAAATTCCACCTTTAAGTTAGTAAATTGTGTAGGTGTGCTGCAAAAGATGCCATCTACACAATTCCAAGATAATGCTGCTCGGTTTTCATTGTATTCAGTAAGAATATTATTGTCAGCAGATACTCACGAAAAAGAAAATTCACAGGACATCTTCTTGCTTCGGCTGGAATGGACCATACAGTCCACATATGGAACGTATGGAACAATGGGAATACTTCTGCTCGAGTATTAAAACATCATGCTGCTGCTGTAAAGGATGTGAGGTGGTCCTACCATCAGCCCGTGTTACTCTCTGGAGGGTTTGATTGTTCCTCACGACTAGTTGATGCCGAAGTGGGAAAAGAAATCAGGGAATTCAAGGAGGATCAACCTGTGGAGGTCATCAAGTTTAATCCAAGCAACTCCAATCTCTTCCTTTCTGGTGGGTCCAAGGGTTCTCTTAGACTCTGGGATATTCGAACTGGCTTGGCAACTAAAGAGTTCAACAGAAGTCTCGGCACCATCCTTGACATTGAGTTCAGCGCTGATGGGAAACAGTTTATCTCTTCAACTGACACAACCAGAAGCAATGTTAGTGAGAACACTATAATTGTATGGGATATTCTACGACAAGTTCCTTTATCTAACCAGGTAACAGAATTTTCTGTTAGTTATTAATTTGATATAGCATATTATGTTCCTCTCAATACCTAATGATATTTTCCCCATTTGTATGCACACATTCAAGTTGGGCATGCTTAAAGTtcgaaagaaagaaaatgtccTTATTTAAAATGAGTTGTTATTTGCATGTTATATTTGCACCTATCTGTCCTGACAAGTAATTTTCTTATAGCTCATTCCCATCAATATATGAGGGAAGAAAAACATGTATGTAGCTATTAATATACGATCACACTAATATAGGACTTGAATATTTGATCACAACCTATTTCATCAACCGTGATAGTGTTGCAGTAGTATAGTACATtgaaatgcacagttaacactacATATGTGGTTGGCCAATTTCTTCATGATTGTTGAATATCCATTCATTATCCATTTTTGAACATTTTAATATGTATTAAAATTCTTTGTTTGATTGTGTTCGTCCTCCATAGCTAGAATAGGCTTGACTCGTTGCCATGTTCCTATGCTTTCTCTGTTAGTATACATTCTTTACTAACtcttttagtacaaattttagtaCTCTAAATTTATGCTATGTAAGTAAGAAAAAAAATCTAAGCTGATGAATTATGGTCAACCAATTCAGCTTACTGTATGCTACTTGCTGTGTGTTACATAGTAATAACATAGAATTAAAACCCAGGGAGTTTTGCTGACGTTTTGGCGGAAAAGATGGGAGCGGAGAACACAATGAGTTTTGGGCTGATAACTAGTATGGTATAGATTAGATGAAGTTTATAGGACCAACTGATTCAACTTGAATTGAACTCAACCTCCTAATGCAAATTGGATCACCTAGTTTAGTGAAGGAAAacttttaggattttttttttctgttgggtttcatatttgggctaccccaacttgcttgggacaaAGGCTTTCATGTTGTTGTAGTAACCGAATCTGCCTACTCTATAACATGTAATCTTACAAGATAATGTTTCCGACATGGATACTTCAAAAATTAACACTTCCCCAATCTACTGCCTTCTGACTCTCAAGCAGCTGCATGCTAGTCCTTGTCCCTTTTCAGTTGTGAGCTGATAGTTGTGCTCATTAAAATACCAAACAGTTGTTCTGTGTGGACTAAAAGTGTCTGTTCCATGTTGATGGATCTTGGATTAGATGGTAAAATCATGTTATTTCAGGGAATGTATTTTGTGAGCTGTCATATGGGACTGAATAATCACATTGCCACTTGACACTAATCACACTTTTTTTTATCACAGATTTATACAGAAGCATTCACCTGTCCTTGTGTGAGATATCACCCCTACGAAGCTTCTTTTGTTGCTCAATCCAATGGTAACTACATCGCGATTTTCTCAGCTAGGCCACCATTCAAGTTAAACAGGTATACGCGGTTCGAAGGACATGGGGTATGGGGTTTCCCAATAAAGTGCAGTTTCTCTCTAAGTGGGAGGGAACTTGCATCTGGTTCATCTGATGGTTCTATCTATTTTTATGATTATAAATCATCAAAGCTTCTAAGGAAAATTGAAGCCTTCAAAGAAGCGTGTACCTATGTTGCGTACCACCCTGTAATACCTAATGTGATTGCTTCATGTGGCTGGACTGGTGAGATATCCGTTTTTGAATGAAAAAACAATGATTCTTACAGTGCTTCTCCTTCTCCCCGAATCACTAACCAGAGATTCAGACTAATGTGGCCGGACTCGTGAGATATCCGTTTATGTATGAAATAACACTAATTCTTACAGTGCTTCTCCTTCTCCCCGAGTCACTAACCACAGGTTCAGACTAGTGTAGCTGGACTGGTCAGTGGATCTGCTTTTGAATGAAGGGAGAGAAAAGCAATCCTGATCTGATCTAGGATTTTCGTCCCCTTGTCGGTGATGCTGCGGTCTGTCCTGCCTCCGGcggcccttggggccttggagatgCGGTGGGACACAGCTCCTCACCAGTGAGAGGATTTCCGTCATTTTAGGAAGTTTCAATGTCTTCTTTTTGATGATGAAGCGGCAGCGACATCCAAACTTAAAATAAGACTCTTCTGCTCTATCCTCACTATAGATGGAGGACATGTGGAGTTGTGTATTCGGTGGATCACCTCGGATCCGGTAGATTTCCGTCTTTGTTGGTTGGTTGTAGGTATGCCTTTTCCAATCTATGGTTCTCATCATTGGCTATGGTTGCTTTTGTGTTGATCCTTCATGGCCTAACACGACGACTTTCCATTTATCTATTACAGCAAACTCTACTACGATAAGCTTTGTCACGCTCCTAGGACGAGAACGGCGTGACTTTGGCTTGCTCTACTACGATAAGCTTTGTCACGCTCCTAGGGCGAGAACAGCGTGACTTCGACTTGCTCTACTACGATAAGCTTTGCCACGCTCCAGTGACGAAGGGCGAGGACAGGCGTCGCGACTTTGGCTTGCTCGTAGTCATGGCTAGGTAGTCATGTAACCTATTTGTAACTTCTTTTTTTGGGATTATTTGTACTGCCGTTGATTACTGGCAGGTGATTTTCGCAAAAGAAAAGTTAGCTAGCTCTCTGAATCTGGATAATTGCGACTAAGGAAAGTTAGATAGAATACTCACATGATAATAAGCTAGGCGTGTGCACCCCTTCGATCAACTCAAGTCAAGGATAACCAACTTAATTTGAGGCACAACAATACTAGTTCATTTTAAGGGAGTGTTATGCCTTGTGTGATGTCTGTGAAGAATCTTTTGCAACGTTTACCAACGAGTGaaccttttcttacatagaggTTCTACAAACTTTGATCTTTtcggttttcaaaaaaaaacgacATGAGAAAACCCATATAAGGCCAGCAGAAAACTTTTTTGCTGATTGCTAGCGTTTATAGGATTATATAACTGATGAGGTTTTGCTCTGCCTTCTGATAGATTGAAAATTATAGCTGATTACTAGCGTTTGTAGCAAAAAGACAGAAACCCATATAAAGACAGCCACCCCTTGTCAAACGAATTTTTTTTTGCGTTTGGAAATTGTATGACTAGAAGTCTACAACAGGTAGATATACCTCATCACTCGTCACAGATGTGTCCTACAGGAACTACCGGCTGGTAGGAGTAACTAGCGGTTCAAAACGTTGGCAGGTTGAATCAGTTTAGTAGAAGAACCTGCATAAACTGCGACCTTTTTTACCAAGTATTTTTACAAGAAAAATGACCACAATTTCTTAGTCATGGCATAATATCATGTCATTTGGCTTCACAATCGCATGCACAGTCAAGATGAAGTTATTATCCGTGCAAAGAGAAGAAAAGGGTCAAGGAATCTTGACGTGCCGAGCACCCTAGTTTGGAAAACAAGGAGGGCCACTTCCACCAATGCATCCTAACACGAGAGCCGATAAGT includes these proteins:
- the LOC124677877 gene encoding WD repeat-containing protein 25-like; translation: MDLLSAAYGAASEDEADGNPAPSWVDTGPPSVAPPPPKRPRWGPTPYPPPPPLPTLQPQPAPPLAAPVSGRYVSKRERALLAASQAPTVSETPLPPPMAPVLGSLTDSNIRPDILRSLRCQPKSGSTNSLPSKLSVSLTSHTKAVNCVDWSPSHGHLLASAGMDHTVHIWNVWNNGNTSARVLKHHAAAVKDVRWSYHQPVLLSGGFDCSSRLVDAEVGKEIREFKEDQPVEVIKFNPSNSNLFLSGGSKGSLRLWDIRTGLATKEFNRSLGTILDIEFSADGKQFISSTDTTRSNVSENTIIVWDILRQVPLSNQIYTEAFTCPCVRYHPYEASFVAQSNGNYIAIFSARPPFKLNRYTRFEGHGVWGFPIKCSFSLSGRELASGSSDGSIYFYDYKSSKLLRKIEAFKEACTYVAYHPVIPNVIASCGWTGEISVFE